The proteins below are encoded in one region of Marinibacterium anthonyi:
- a CDS encoding leucine/isoleucine/valine transporter permease subunit, translated as MTDLTATATPDRPVLAGRVKAAIVLFVLFALMPPLASALDDPFYVLIGTRILAYAIAAMALDLILGYGAMVSFGHAAYLGFGTYAVAILSSFGINDMILQIVFAMAISAVFALITGAISLRTKGVYFIMITLAFGQMAFFFFISLSAYGGDDGVALAQRSTLLGMDLLKSDYGLYYVTLALLIGLFAVCNRIVGSRFGRVLSGIRENPTRMEAIGYSPFRYQLTGFVISGCITAIAGVVLANQAQFVSPAFMSWHKSGELIVMVVLGGVGTLAGPIAGAAAALLLEEWLGDLTEHWKLYFGIFLVLMVLFSPRGITGLLENLGLSRRQE; from the coding sequence ATGACCGACCTGACCGCAACCGCGACCCCCGACCGCCCCGTATTGGCCGGACGGGTGAAGGCGGCCATTGTCCTCTTTGTCCTCTTCGCGCTGATGCCGCCGCTGGCCTCGGCTTTGGACGATCCGTTCTACGTGCTGATCGGCACCCGCATCCTGGCCTATGCCATCGCCGCCATGGCGCTGGACCTGATCCTTGGCTACGGCGCGATGGTCAGCTTTGGCCATGCCGCCTACCTGGGCTTCGGCACCTATGCCGTGGCGATCCTGTCCAGCTTCGGGATCAACGACATGATCCTGCAGATCGTCTTTGCCATGGCGATCTCGGCCGTCTTCGCCCTGATCACCGGCGCGATCTCGCTGCGGACCAAGGGCGTCTATTTCATCATGATCACGCTGGCCTTCGGGCAGATGGCGTTCTTCTTCTTCATCTCGCTGTCCGCATACGGCGGCGACGACGGCGTGGCGCTGGCCCAACGGTCCACCCTGCTGGGCATGGACCTGCTGAAATCCGACTACGGGCTTTATTACGTCACGCTGGCTCTGCTGATCGGCCTCTTCGCGGTCTGCAATCGCATCGTCGGATCGCGTTTTGGCCGGGTCCTGTCGGGCATCCGGGAAAACCCCACGCGGATGGAGGCCATCGGCTATTCGCCCTTCCGCTACCAGCTGACGGGCTTCGTGATCTCGGGCTGCATCACCGCGATTGCCGGGGTCGTTCTGGCCAACCAGGCGCAATTCGTCAGCCCCGCCTTCATGTCCTGGCACAAGTCGGGCGAGCTGATCGTGATGGTCGTTCTGGGCGGTGTCGGCACGCTGGCCGGTCCCATCGCGGGCGCCGCCGCGGCGCTGCTGCTGGAAGAATGGCTGGGCGATCTGACCGAACACTGGAAGCTCTATTTCGGGATCTTCCTGGTGCTGATGGTGCTGTTTTCGCCGCGCGGGATCACCGGCCTGCTGGAAAACCTCGGCCTTTCAAGGAGACAGGAATGA
- a CDS encoding Alpha/beta hydrolase family protein, with the protein MVAFAVSDWEDAYQNGRHIAGGSNYPAAWVQPSASFRATANARLDIAYGQGARHRYDLFLPDATPKGLFVFIHGGYWMSLDKSYWSHLAAGPLANGWAVMMPSYDLCPDVSIAKITRQIGAAITHGAGAVDGPIVISGHSAGGHLVSAMMCEDTPLPEPVQARLAHVVSISGVHDLRPMLWTERNATLQLDMESAEANSPVLKRPLTHVRLTTWVGGGERQEFLRQSALLSNIWHGLGCVTQDVVAPDRHHFNVIDAIAEADGPMLRLALGG; encoded by the coding sequence ATGGTTGCTTTTGCGGTTTCGGATTGGGAAGACGCGTATCAGAACGGGCGCCATATTGCCGGCGGATCGAACTATCCGGCGGCCTGGGTCCAACCTTCCGCCTCTTTTCGCGCCACTGCCAATGCACGCCTGGACATCGCCTATGGGCAAGGCGCGCGGCATCGCTATGACCTGTTCCTGCCCGATGCTACGCCGAAGGGATTGTTCGTCTTCATCCACGGCGGCTACTGGATGTCGCTGGACAAATCCTACTGGTCCCACCTGGCGGCCGGACCGCTGGCCAACGGCTGGGCGGTGATGATGCCGTCCTATGACCTGTGCCCCGATGTCTCGATCGCCAAGATCACCAGGCAGATCGGTGCCGCCATCACCCACGGCGCCGGCGCGGTCGATGGTCCCATCGTGATCAGCGGGCATTCCGCCGGCGGTCACCTGGTCTCGGCCATGATGTGCGAGGACACGCCCCTGCCGGAACCGGTGCAGGCGCGCCTGGCCCATGTGGTGTCGATTTCAGGCGTTCATGACCTGCGTCCGATGCTCTGGACGGAACGCAACGCCACGCTGCAACTGGACATGGAAAGCGCCGAGGCGAACAGCCCGGTGCTGAAACGCCCCCTGACCCATGTCCGGCTGACCACCTGGGTCGGCGGCGGCGAGCGGCAGGAATTCCTGCGCCAGTCGGCGCTGTTGTCGAATATCTGGCACGGGCTGGGCTGCGTCACGCAGGACGTGGTGGCCCCCGATCGTCACCACTTCAACGTCATCGATGCCATCGCCGAGGCGGACGGCCCGATGCTGCGCCTGGCGCTTGGCGGCTGA
- the livH_11 gene encoding LIV-I protein H — MMNLFVLQLLNGVQLGVLLFLIAAGLTLVFGIMDVINLAHGVLYMVGAYLIATFAAATGSFWWGLLLMLPAAVLVGLIVEFVVMRRLYARSHLDQVLATFGLVMIANEAVKMIWGTSPLSVPMPELLSGSVPLMGPLKYPVYRIAIIVAGLAVAFGLFVMVNYTRVGMLLRAGATNRETVSALGVDINRLFAIVFTLGAVLACLAGALVAPILSVDTGMGESVLILTFVVVVIGGIGSIKGAFLGALLVAVVDTLGGVFGPILLRSVFDPSTAGQVGRVLAPMLVYILMAAILFAKPAGLFGRRA; from the coding sequence ATGATGAACCTGTTTGTCCTGCAACTTCTGAACGGCGTGCAGCTTGGCGTGCTGCTGTTCCTGATCGCCGCGGGGCTGACGCTCGTGTTCGGGATCATGGACGTGATCAACCTGGCCCATGGCGTCCTTTACATGGTGGGCGCCTACCTGATCGCGACTTTCGCGGCGGCCACGGGCAGCTTCTGGTGGGGTCTCCTGCTGATGCTGCCGGCCGCCGTGCTTGTCGGGCTGATCGTCGAATTCGTGGTGATGCGGCGATTATATGCGCGCTCCCACCTGGATCAGGTGCTGGCCACCTTCGGGCTGGTGATGATCGCCAATGAAGCCGTCAAGATGATCTGGGGCACCTCGCCCCTGTCGGTGCCGATGCCTGAACTGCTGTCGGGGTCCGTGCCCCTGATGGGCCCGCTGAAATACCCGGTCTACCGGATCGCCATCATCGTCGCCGGCCTTGCCGTGGCCTTCGGGCTGTTCGTGATGGTCAATTACACCCGCGTCGGCATGCTGCTGCGGGCTGGCGCGACGAACCGGGAAACCGTCTCGGCGCTTGGTGTCGACATCAACCGGCTGTTCGCCATCGTCTTCACGCTGGGCGCCGTGCTGGCCTGCTTGGCGGGCGCGCTGGTCGCGCCGATCCTGTCGGTGGACACCGGCATGGGGGAAAGCGTGCTGATCCTGACCTTCGTGGTCGTGGTGATCGGCGGTATCGGGTCGATCAAGGGGGCGTTCCTTGGCGCGTTGCTGGTCGCGGTCGTCGACACTTTGGGCGGCGTTTTCGGCCCGATCCTGTTGCGGTCGGTCTTTGACCCGTCGACGGCGGGGCAGGTGGGCCGCGTGCTGGCGCCGATGCTGGTCTACATCCTGATGGCCGCCATCCTCTTCGCCAAACCCGCAGGCCTCTTCGGGAGACGCGCATGA
- the bclA gene encoding Benzoate--CoA ligase has protein sequence MAPQSLTLGPTAHVDTYTRDHLPPAHQWPDLLMDGFDYPEYLNAGVELTDAVVAKGYGDRTALIGNGRRRTYKELSDWTNRLAHAMVEDLGVKPGNRVLIRSANNPAMVAVWLAATKAGAVVVNTMPLLRHGELTAIVDKAHVQFAFCDTRLMDEMTACAKTSEYLEKVVGFDGTSNHDAELDRLALEKPVTFEAVKTGRDDVALLGFTSGTTGSPKATMHFHRDILIIADGYAKEVLNVTPEDVFVGSPPLAFTFGLGGLAVFPLRFGAAAALLENASPPNMIEIIQKYRATVSFTAPTAYRVMLRAMDEGADLSSLRAAVSAGETLPAPVYEEWIEKTGKPMLDGIGATEMLHIFVTNRFDDHRPACTGKPVTGYEAKVIDDTGNEVPRGTTGRLAVRGPIGCRYMADERQTNYVLDGWNITGDAFVMDEDGYLHFAARNDDMIVSSGYNIAGPEVEAALLSHPAVLECAVIGKPDEDRGHIVEAHVVVAEGHEPGDKLAKALQEHVKATIAPYKYPRSVQFTDALPKTESGKIQRFRLKA, from the coding sequence ATGGCACCCCAGTCCCTTACCCTGGGCCCGACGGCCCATGTCGATACCTACACTCGCGATCACCTGCCACCCGCCCACCAGTGGCCCGACCTGTTGATGGACGGGTTCGACTATCCCGAATACCTGAACGCGGGCGTCGAACTGACCGATGCCGTGGTGGCAAAGGGCTACGGCGACCGCACCGCGCTGATCGGCAATGGCCGGCGGCGCACCTACAAGGAGTTGTCGGACTGGACCAACCGCCTGGCTCACGCCATGGTCGAGGACCTGGGCGTCAAGCCCGGCAACCGCGTGCTGATCCGGTCGGCCAACAACCCGGCGATGGTCGCGGTCTGGCTGGCCGCCACCAAGGCCGGCGCGGTGGTGGTCAACACCATGCCCCTGCTGCGCCACGGAGAGCTGACGGCCATCGTCGACAAGGCCCATGTGCAGTTCGCCTTCTGCGACACCCGCCTGATGGACGAGATGACGGCCTGCGCCAAGACATCGGAATACCTTGAAAAGGTTGTGGGATTCGACGGAACGTCCAACCACGACGCCGAACTGGACCGGCTGGCGCTGGAAAAACCGGTGACATTCGAGGCGGTGAAAACGGGGCGCGATGACGTGGCGCTGCTGGGCTTCACGTCGGGAACCACCGGGTCGCCCAAGGCCACGATGCATTTCCACCGCGATATCCTGATCATCGCCGACGGCTATGCCAAGGAAGTGCTGAACGTCACGCCCGAGGATGTCTTTGTCGGGTCCCCGCCGCTGGCCTTCACCTTCGGCCTGGGTGGTCTGGCGGTGTTCCCGCTGCGCTTCGGCGCGGCGGCGGCCTTGCTGGAAAACGCCAGCCCGCCGAACATGATCGAGATCATCCAGAAGTACCGCGCGACCGTCAGCTTCACCGCCCCCACCGCCTATCGCGTCATGCTGCGCGCCATGGACGAAGGCGCCGACCTGTCGTCGCTGCGCGCCGCCGTGTCGGCCGGGGAAACCCTGCCCGCGCCGGTCTACGAGGAATGGATCGAAAAGACCGGCAAGCCGATGCTGGACGGGATCGGCGCCACCGAGATGCTGCATATCTTCGTCACCAACCGCTTCGACGACCACCGCCCCGCCTGCACCGGCAAGCCGGTGACCGGCTACGAGGCCAAGGTGATCGACGACACGGGCAACGAGGTGCCGCGCGGCACCACCGGGCGGCTGGCCGTGCGCGGACCGATCGGGTGCCGTTACATGGCCGACGAAAGGCAGACGAACTACGTGCTGGACGGCTGGAACATCACTGGCGACGCCTTTGTCATGGACGAAGACGGCTACCTGCATTTCGCCGCCCGCAACGACGACATGATCGTGTCGTCGGGCTACAACATCGCCGGACCCGAGGTCGAAGCCGCCCTGCTGTCGCACCCCGCCGTCCTGGAATGCGCGGTGATCGGCAAGCCGGATGAGGATCGCGGCCATATCGTCGAAGCGCACGTGGTCGTCGCCGAAGGGCACGAGCCGGGCGACAAGCTGGCCAAGGCCTTGCAGGAACACGTGAAAGCGACGATCGCGCCCTACAAGTACCCGCGTTCCGTGCAGTTCACCGATGCCCTGCCCAAGACCGAATCCGGCAAGATCCAGCGGTTCCGCCTGAAGGCCTGA
- the braC_3 gene encoding Leucine-, isoleucine-, valine-, threonine-, and alanine-binding protein precursor: MNHKTKLLASTLLALGLSAPAFAQDVPAAAGDDVLKIGLVYTLSGPPAALGVQARDGFLLAAEKMGEIGGMKTEIIIVDDEGKPDLAAEKARELVVRDNVDFVVGPIFSNILMAIVQPVTSTGTILISTNAGTSTLAGENCNPNFYTTSYQNDQMHEVMGAYAEKMGYTNVFLMTPNYQAGKDAMAGFKHSYTGGTAGEVFTELGQLDFSSELAQIAAFQPDAVFTFMPGGMGVNLVKQYSQAGLTSIPFLSTFTVDETTLPATQDAGVGLMAGSNWAPDMDNAANKTFVDGYIAKYDALPGTYAMQGYDAAQMIDAAVKKVGGDLTDRDALRAALHDADFDSPRGDFSFGNNNFPIQDFYLTTAVKRDDGFYGTSIQEKIFDDYVDNYAAECKM, translated from the coding sequence ATGAACCACAAGACCAAACTGCTTGCCTCGACGCTTCTGGCGCTCGGGCTGTCCGCCCCGGCCTTTGCGCAGGACGTTCCGGCCGCCGCCGGGGATGACGTTCTGAAAATCGGCCTTGTCTACACGCTGTCCGGTCCTCCGGCGGCCCTGGGCGTGCAGGCGCGCGACGGGTTTCTGCTGGCGGCGGAAAAGATGGGTGAAATCGGTGGAATGAAGACCGAAATCATCATTGTCGATGACGAAGGCAAACCCGACCTTGCCGCCGAAAAGGCGCGGGAACTGGTGGTGCGTGACAATGTGGATTTCGTTGTCGGCCCGATTTTTTCCAATATCCTGATGGCCATCGTCCAGCCGGTCACCAGCACCGGCACAATCCTGATCTCTACCAATGCGGGCACCTCGACCCTTGCGGGCGAGAACTGCAATCCGAACTTCTACACGACCTCGTACCAGAACGACCAGATGCACGAGGTCATGGGCGCCTATGCCGAAAAGATGGGCTACACCAACGTCTTCCTGATGACGCCCAACTACCAGGCCGGCAAGGACGCCATGGCCGGGTTCAAGCATTCCTACACCGGCGGCACCGCCGGCGAAGTGTTCACCGAACTGGGGCAGCTCGACTTCTCGTCGGAACTGGCACAGATCGCGGCGTTCCAGCCTGACGCGGTGTTTACCTTCATGCCCGGCGGCATGGGCGTGAACCTGGTGAAGCAGTATTCGCAGGCCGGCCTGACCTCGATCCCGTTCCTGTCGACCTTCACCGTGGATGAAACAACGCTGCCGGCGACACAGGATGCGGGCGTGGGCCTGATGGCGGGGTCGAACTGGGCACCCGACATGGACAATGCGGCCAACAAGACTTTCGTCGACGGTTATATCGCCAAGTACGATGCCCTGCCCGGCACCTACGCCATGCAAGGCTATGACGCGGCGCAGATGATCGACGCGGCCGTCAAGAAGGTCGGCGGCGACCTGACCGACCGCGACGCCCTGCGCGCCGCCCTGCACGACGCCGACTTCGACAGCCCGCGCGGAGACTTTTCGTTCGGGAACAACAACTTCCCGATCCAGGACTTCTATCTGACCACCGCGGTCAAACGCGACGACGGCTTCTACGGCACCTCGATCCAGGAAAAGATCTTCGACGATTACGTCGATAACTACGCCGCCGAATGCAAGATGTGA
- the lptB_10 gene encoding Lipopolysaccharide export system ATP-binding protein LptB, whose translation MTSLTVRNLTKSFGALKVTDDVSLDVASGEIHAIIGPNGAGKTTLISQLSGQLPSDSGTVAIGARDVTRLSMPDRVRLGLARSFQITSVLPGFTALENVALAVQARQGSSFRFFGAVATEAALNDAALKALREAGLDHRAHVPAKSLSHGEHRRLELAIALATDPKVLLLDEPLAGVGGEDAETFVENLQKLKGRFTMILIEHDMEAVFALADRVSVLVYGQIIATGTPEAIRNDAQVRAAYLGEEEEAA comes from the coding sequence ATGACCTCGCTGACGGTCCGCAACCTGACCAAATCCTTCGGGGCGCTGAAGGTGACCGACGATGTCTCGCTTGACGTGGCCTCGGGCGAAATCCACGCGATCATCGGCCCCAACGGCGCGGGCAAGACGACGCTGATCTCGCAGCTTTCGGGCCAATTGCCATCGGACAGCGGCACGGTGGCCATCGGCGCGCGCGACGTCACCCGCCTGTCCATGCCCGACCGCGTGCGGCTGGGGCTGGCGCGGTCGTTCCAGATCACCTCCGTCCTGCCCGGGTTCACCGCGCTGGAAAACGTGGCGCTGGCGGTGCAGGCGCGGCAAGGGTCGTCCTTTCGGTTCTTCGGCGCTGTCGCGACCGAAGCCGCGCTGAACGACGCCGCGTTGAAGGCCCTGCGCGAAGCGGGGCTGGACCATCGCGCCCATGTCCCCGCCAAATCGCTCAGCCACGGCGAACACCGTCGGCTGGAACTGGCCATCGCGCTGGCCACCGACCCCAAGGTGCTGCTGCTGGATGAACCGCTGGCCGGGGTGGGGGGCGAGGATGCCGAGACCTTCGTCGAGAACCTGCAGAAGCTCAAGGGCCGGTTCACCATGATCCTCATCGAACACGACATGGAGGCGGTCTTTGCGCTGGCCGACCGGGTTTCGGTGCTGGTCTACGGCCAGATCATCGCCACCGGCACGCCCGAGGCCATCCGCAACGATGCGCAGGTGCGCGCCGCGTACCTGGGCGAAGAAGAGGAGGCCGCCTGA
- the rhaS gene encoding L-rhamnose operon regulatory protein RhaS gives MVQPAPRSPKALLSGFPILRTDDLSEARAVVGQAFCDHRLDIRRGTRLQVSHDHVRGTGLSLNALSYGPEVDIDPGQLQRFYLLQFPLAGAAVIRHRGETIEAGPKTATILNPDRDTRMTWGDGCRKLLLQVNRDHLERVAKELIGGSLPGAVRFDPRVDLTGAGGQALFRRVVAAARAATDGELWRDGTGLNEVWAERELTTVLLESQPSNISHMLWRAMRAPTPREMRRALDYLHANMADPIRVEDIARAAGLNVRSLQLGFKAAFAMSPMRYLRDIRLDAARYRLTRRQGREAVSEVAYSVGFSHLGRFSQDYRARFGASPSAEQGRETPPAR, from the coding sequence ATGGTTCAGCCCGCGCCCCGATCGCCGAAGGCCCTGCTGTCAGGTTTCCCCATCCTGCGGACCGATGACCTGTCCGAGGCGCGCGCCGTGGTCGGCCAGGCGTTCTGCGATCACCGGCTGGACATCCGGCGCGGCACCCGGTTGCAGGTCAGTCATGATCACGTGCGGGGCACCGGCCTGTCGCTGAACGCGCTAAGCTACGGACCCGAAGTCGACATTGATCCGGGCCAGTTGCAGCGGTTCTACCTGCTGCAATTCCCGCTGGCCGGCGCGGCGGTGATCCGGCACCGGGGCGAAACCATCGAGGCGGGCCCCAAGACCGCCACCATCCTGAACCCGGACCGCGACACGCGGATGACCTGGGGCGACGGGTGCCGCAAGCTGCTGTTGCAGGTCAATCGCGACCACCTGGAACGGGTGGCCAAAGAGCTGATCGGCGGTTCCTTGCCCGGCGCGGTGCGGTTCGATCCGCGGGTGGATCTGACCGGGGCAGGGGGGCAGGCCCTGTTCCGCCGGGTGGTGGCCGCCGCCCGCGCTGCCACGGATGGCGAGTTGTGGCGCGACGGCACCGGGCTGAACGAGGTCTGGGCCGAACGGGAACTGACCACGGTGCTGCTGGAAAGCCAGCCCAGCAACATCAGCCACATGCTGTGGCGGGCGATGCGCGCGCCGACCCCGCGCGAGATGCGGCGCGCGCTGGACTACCTGCATGCGAACATGGCCGATCCGATCCGCGTCGAGGATATCGCCCGCGCGGCGGGGCTGAACGTGCGGTCGCTGCAACTGGGGTTCAAGGCGGCCTTCGCCATGTCGCCGATGCGCTACCTGCGCGACATCCGGCTGGATGCGGCGCGGTACCGGCTGACACGGCGGCAGGGCCGCGAGGCGGTGTCCGAAGTCGCCTATTCGGTCGGGTTTTCCCACCTCGGCCGGTTCTCGCAGGACTACCGCGCAAGGTTCGGCGCCAGCCCGAGTGCGGAGCAGGGCCGGGAAACTCCCCCGGCCCGCTGA